The genomic stretch GACACTTCCCTTTCCTTCGTGGAACGCGCTCGTCAATGTCTGTTCAGTCGCGCTCATTCTTTCATATGCGATTGCACCCATTTCTTCAGCTGCGCTGAGGGTCAACGCGAAGGACTTAAACAGGCCGTTTTATTTAAAGGGAATGAGCATTATCGGGCCGCTTTCCTTTATATTTACAGCGTTTATCGTGTACTGGTCAGGATGGAAAACAGTCTCCTGGCTGCTCGGTTCACAACTCGTGATGTTTTTGATCTATCTCTGTTTCAGCAAATATACGCCTAAAGAAGATGTCAGCCTTGCTCAGCAGCTGAAATCAGCCTGGTGGCTTATCGGGTTTTATATTATGATGCTGATCTTTTCCTACATCGGTTCTTTCGGACATGGTTTAGGGATTATCAGCAATCCCGTCGACCTCATTTTAGTCGCGATCGGCTCACTTGCGATTTATTACTGGGCAAAGTATACCGGGCTCCCAAAAGCCGCCATTGATTATGATAAATAAAGAAGCAAGAGGTTTTCTTGCTTCTTTATTCTTTACAAACAAACATACACGCGATAAAATGAATGAGAGTCAGTCATTACTGGAGGTGTTCCTCATGCCAAAACAAACATCGGGTAAATACGAAAAAATATTGCAGGCGGCCATAGAAGTCATTTCTGAAAAAGGCCTCGACAAAGCTTCTATTTCTGATATTGTCAAAAAGGCCGGCACTGCCCAAGGAACATTCTATTTGTATTTTTCATCTAAAAATGCCCTCATACCGGCCATTGCAGAAAATCTCCTCACCCATACACTTGATCAAATCAAAGGTAGGCTCCATGGGGACGAGGATTTTTGGACCGTTTTAGATATATTAATTGATGAGACATTTCTCATTACAGAACGCCATAAGGATATTATTGTCCTCTGTTATTCCGGGCTTGCGATCGACCACTCCATGGAAAAATGGGAGACGATCTATCAGCCTTATTATTCCTGGCTTGAAAAAATCATCAACAAGGCCATTGCAAACCATGAGGTAACGGAAGGAATCAATTCAAAATGGACGGCCAGAACGATTATCAACTTGGTCGAGAATACTGCGGAACGATTCTATATCGGATTTGAACAAGATGAAAATGTTGAAGTGTATAAAAAGGAAATTTTCACTTTCTTAAAACGGAGCTTAGGTACTGCTTAAAAAATGACTGGGTAACACCGCTCATTTTTTAATGCCCTAAAAATGACTGACGTTCATTCATAAAATAGAGAGGTGTTTCATTTGAATTGGGTTCTTGTTTTTATTGCAGGGCTTTTAGAGGTTGTTTGGGCCTCTTCCCTCAAACATGCCGATTCGCTTTTGGATTGGATCATCATTTTTATCTTAATCGCGGTCAGCTTTATCCTGTTGATCCGCTCTTATCAAAAAATCCCGATGGCCGCGGCGTACACTGTGTTTGTGGGAATCGGAACCGTCGGAACATATCTGACTGGAATTGTTCTGGGCGAATCCTTCTCAGCAGCCCAAATGTTCTTTTTAGCTTTATTGCTGGCTGGCATTTTAGGAATGAAATTATTTACGAAAGAAAGCAAATCTCAGCCGGGAGGTGAAAAATAATGGCATGGTTTTTATTAGTGATTGCCGGCATAGAAGAAATTATAGCTGCCATTGCCATGAAATATATAGACGGAACAAGAAAAAAATGGCCGATCATTGTGATGACTGTTGGATTCGGCTTATCCTTTTACTGCCTGTCCCAAGCGATGATCGTCCTGCCTGCCGGAGTCGCATATGCCGTCTGGACTGGCATTGGAAGCATTGGTGTTTCGGCGGTCGGGCTCATCTGGTTTAAGGAGCGGTTTCAGCTTTCACAGGTGATTTCACTTTGCCTTATCCTAGCCGGCGTCATCGGCCTGCGTCTTACGTCATCTTCATAAAATCAAGGCATATACAGCTGTATATGCCTTTGCCATTAAGCTTCGTGATGTTTTTGAAGATGAAGCGGCGGCGGGATGAGCCAGCCTTTGTTTTTTAGCAGCCTTAAGTATTTTGCGCCGGTTGCCGCTTTCGACATATGAAATTGCCCAAACATCATGGCAATATCCTCACGAATCGATTGCCCCATCATTTTGCTGCATGTCACAAGACCTGCAGCATTTTCTGCTGCCGCGGAAGCCGCCACATCCGGATCGAGAAACCGTGCACCAGGCGGAATATCGTTAAGATCTGCTGTCGGCGGTTCAGGAGAAGCCGGCGGCAGCGCCACCCCGTTTTCTTTCAGGATCGTGCTGACCTGTTTGATTTCATCTTGGCATTTCTCAATAGACTCACGAAGCAGCTTCTTCAGGTCGTCATCACCGACATGATTCAATAGCATTTGGTAATTGCCGACCATTTTATTGCCCGCCATCACATAACTCCACAAGCCGAATACCTCACCGTAATGCATCGGTTCATCCTGCGGATTTCCGCTTAAAATACCCATGCTCATTCTCCTCCCATATTCAATATTGCACATTTCATAACGTGCCCAAGCGGAGGAACATTTATGTTTCAGCGGAAAAGATTTATGAAATGAAACAAAACAAAAAAGACAAGAGTGGCAAGTTGCCAAACCATTGTCTTTCCTGTTGTTTGATTGGACGCACTGAAGGGATTCGCACCCCGACAGACAAGATACCGGAAACCATTCAAGTGCTTTTTAGTATGAGTCATTGATTCTGTCTTTAATAAACTTTAACGAGATGGCGGGATGCTTTGCGGAAAACGAAATACATTTTCGGGGTCATATTTCGCCTTTATTTCTCGAAGCCGCGCAAAGTTTGCGCCATAATATTCTTTTCCGAAGTTTTCAATGTTTTGATCTGGAACATTAACATATGAACCTGCTACATATGGTTGCATCAGCTGACGCACTCTTTCAACTGATGCAAGATTTGAATCTTCTTGTGATTTATTTTTCCAACTAGCCGTCCATTCCGTATAAAATAATGGATGGCGCCAAAAAAAGGCAGTTTCGTCTTTAGGGACTCTGCTTATAGCACCACCCCAATTGATAAAAAAGAAATTGGCTTCTGTTCCAGTAGCATCTTCCAAAAATTTTCTCATGATTGAAATGGGTTCGTCAGACCAAAAATCATGACCCCATGCCGAGGAGAATTTAACACTCTGATCATTTCTGCCAGGGATGGGTTCGTCAGGGTCTAAGAAATCTATAGCATCTGGATAGTATAATGTTTTGATATCTGCTTCTGTTGGAGTTCCCGCATGTAATAAAGGTTTTAATAATCGAATCAATTCAGTTTTCGAACCGAGGAAAATTCCTTCTGCATGACACAAACCATTTATTTTGCTGTAAATTTCAAGGTAGCATCCTAATCGTTCATCTACAAACGGAGCCCATTTCTGCCAAGCTTTAAATACCGTTTCTAATTGTTCCCACGGCCAGATAATATTGAAGACGGTTGCAGTTTTAGGGGCACGATGAACTTTGAATGTATATTGGGTATTATATCCAAAGTTACCTCCTCCTCCGCCTCTAGAAGCCCATAGCAAATCCTCATTGTGAGATTGATCTGCGTGAATAATCCTTCCTTTTGCATCTACCGTTTTCAGCGCGAGAAGGTTATCACTTATAAGGCCAATCGATCGTGAGAGTACACCAAATCCGCCGCCCATCGTAATTCCCCCGATTCCAACTGTTGGGCTATCTCCAAACGGAGCCATAAAACCGTCTCGAGCTAATCCCTTTACAAGCGGGCCAACGGGAATACCAGTTTGAACGGTTGCAATAGCGTTTTCTTCATCTAAGAAAACTTTATTCATGTCACTCACATCAATAACAATTCCTCCACTTACTACTGAAAGGTTCTTATCTAAAGCATGGCGACCGCTTCTGACACGTAAGGGCACTTTATTCTCACGAGCCCATTTAATGGCATTACTTACATCGTATGAATTTTGCGCAAAAACAAAGACAAGAGGATAGACATCCACATAAGGGTTCCAATTCTTAATAGCCTCTGTATAGCCGGGGTCTCCTTTGAAGATTACACGCCCTGTCAACTGTGTTGATCCCATATATTATTTCACTCCCAAAGAAATTCGATTCAGATACTAAAATATGCAGGAGCTGGATAATCGCATAGACAAATGATCTACGAACTATAAATATAATACGCTAAGGCCTTTTTCGTCGGTGAGGTCTGCTGAGAAACATTTTTCAAACAATTTTGAGCAAACTTCCTGTCCAATCCTCCAACAAGCGTTTTTTCTTATCGTTTTTAGGAGCAGTGTCCAGTTTTTTTCGGAGTGAATATTCGTTTAGGCCAAAAGAAAAGAGAGATGAAGAAGTGTTTAGTACCAGAGGTATACATCCATACAACAGACTCTAGATCATCATATACTGAATGTATGTAGAAAGGAGACATCAGCTTTGGCAAAATATCGGATTATGACCTTTGACGGCGGCGGTACCTTAGGTGCTTTAAGTTTACAACTATTAAACAGATTGGCTAGGCAAAACCCGAAGTTAATTAGTCGAACCCATGTATTTTCGGGAAATTCAATCGGTTCATTTACTGCCCTTGCATTAGCAAGCGGAAGATCTCCGAGGGAAACACTTCAGTATTTTGAGGATGAAATCCTACCCGCATTCAGCATTTCCCGGCCAGGCGGACCTGTTTTCAACCAACAATTACCCTATTCCGGTTTTATTAAAGCGGTAAGAAATTTTTTCCCAGCAGATCTTCAACTTATAGATTTAAGAAAACGAATTGTTGTCCCATCATTCAAATTATACTCTCAAAAACTGGACCGTTGGACTCCTGTCTTATTTCACAATTTTCCCGGCTCTCCCTATTTAAATGAAAAAGTGAGTGATGTCATACTGCGGAGCAGCGGTGCTCCCGCGACGCAACGCGCCTATCAAAACTATGTGGACGGATATGTAGTAGCAACGAATCCCAGTACAGCCAGTATCGCGTTTGCAGTTGGTAAAGCCAACGTGCCATTGGATCAAATTGCGGTATTGTCCATCGGAACAGGTGAAGCCCCGACTCGGTTAAGAAGAGATACGAGGGGATGGGGAATGGTAAGTGCAGATAACATACGTCCCGAAAATCTGAAGAACCTTCCTCCAAATTGGGGAGTCCTTTTGGACAGGTCGCCTAATGAACCTTTACTGCCATTTCTTCAGATGATTGCTGGCGGTAATGGGTACTATGAATCCATGGTCAGTGCGAATCTTCTGGGAGATCGTTTTTTCCGGTTAGATCCGCGGATTCCGAACTTCTCCAAAACGGACCCTGCCGTCGTTCCCGCTGTCATTGAAATTGCGAACAAAACAAACTTACAGCCTGCGAATCAATTTATAGAGAAGAACTGGGGGAGCAAATAATTATTTATTTTAAATCAATTCTCGCTTATACAATTTTGTCCGAGAGAAGATTCTCAAAATAAATACAGGCAATGGGTAGAACCGGATTTTTTTAAAGGTTTGTTAATCACAAGCTAATAAGATGAATGAAAAAATCAATTCATACTTCTTCTTTTGAAAGTGAGGGTTCAAACTAAAGAATGTAATTGAAATGTTACTCTAAGGTATGCAATTCCCTTTTTCACACAAAAAAAGACAAGAGCGGCAAATCGCCAAACCCTTGTCTTTCCTGTTGTTCTATTGGACGCGCTCGGAGGGATTCGAACCCCCGACAGACGTGGTACCGGAAACCACCGCTCTATCCAACTGAGCTACGAGCGCATATAGACTGCGTTATGAGAACGTCAGCACAACTAATTATACGATAATTCCTTTCAAATAACAACCCTCTATTTCGAGAGGCCGTTTTTTAAATAGACAAAGCATCTTAATTGGCAATCTGACATACGATGGTTTGAACCCCTGTATTTTTGGGGAAAATGGGAAAAAGAGACGACTTTGCATATCAGGCCAGCTTTTTGTTTGACCTTTATTGACCAAAAATGTATCATGTAACTACATACTTACCTAAAAGGTGAAGGAGGAGCATTATGAATTTAATACCTACAGTCATTGAACAAACGAACCGCGGGGAAAGAGCGTATGACATTTATTCTCGTCTATTAAAGGATCGTATCATCATGCTTGGATCTGCGATTGATGACAACGTTGCGAACTCCATCGTGTCACAGCTTTTATTCTTAGCAGCAGAAGACCCTGAAAAAGAAATTTCTCTTTACATCAACAGCCCGGGCGGCTCTATTACAGCCGGTATGGCGATCTATGATACCATGCAGTTTATTAAGCCGAAGGTATCTACAATTTGTATCGGTATGGCTGCGTCAATGGGCGCGTTCCTGCTTGCAGCCGGCGAAAAAGGCAAACGCTATGCGCTTCCAAACAGTGAAGTCATGATTCACCAGCCTCTTGGCGGTGCGCAAGGTCAAGCGACAGAAATTGAAATTGCTGCGAAACGCATTCTCTTGCTTCGCGACAAATTAAACAAAGTCCTAGCTGAACGTACTGGCCAGCCGCTTGAAGTGATCGAACGCGACACAGACCGTGATAACTTCAAGTCTGCTGAAGAAGCGCTTGAATACGGCCTGATTGACAAAATTTTGACTCACACAGAAGACAAAAAGTAATAACACAACCTGCAAGAGCTGCGTCTCTTGCAGGTTTTTTTCATTTCAAGGAATTGACTCCCTTATTCTATACTGCTCCCATTCCTCATGTAACAGCTCAAGCGTCAAATCACTCGTCTGCCTCACAACCAGATCAGCACCAAGCATCGGCTGTCCTTGACCGACACCAACCGCAAACATCCCCGCAGATTTGATTGCAGAAATGCCTGCTTCTGCGTCTTCTATTGCCGCGCAATCAGCAGGGGAAACATCGAGCATCGCTGCAGCTGTTAAAAAGATGTCAGGATCAGGCTTCCCCTTCGCAAGAGTCGTCGGATCAACAATGGCATGAAAATCATCGATAATTGCCAAGCGTCTTAAAATCTTAGGAGCATTGCGACTTGAAGATGCTAACCCGATTTTTATATTTTCGTTTTTCAATTGACATAGAAGCCTGCCAATCCCCGGTAAAAGATCTTCCGGCGTCAATTTGCTGATCAGCATTTGATAATCGCGATTTTTCCGATGCATAAGCTCTTGTTTCTCCGCATTTGTATACTTTGTTTCCGCCCCGCCAAAGATCAATATGCTTTCAAGTGACTCTTCTCTGCTGATTCCTTTTAGCCTTTCATTCATGTCTCTGTCAAAAGGGATATCGATTTGTTCTGCGATGTGCTTCCAAGCGAGAAAATGATATTCAGCAGTATCTGTTATCACTCCGTCTAAATCAAAAATGACCGCTTTCATATACTAATGCCCATCACAGCTTCATAAGGTTTGAGGCTAATACTCTTTAAGTCAGCCCGCTCCTGCGGATAGTTTGAAATTAGCACTTTCCAACGCTCATGAATCAGTTCTGGAGGCGCTTCGAACAGAGCCTTTTCTTCCGATAAATTCACAACGACAAGAAGCTTTTCCCCTCGATATTCTCGAAGGTAAGAAAAGACCTGCGGATCATTCTCCTGCAACAGCTGATAATCGCCATATATCATAATCTTATATTGCTTTCGTAATTGAATGAGCTTCTGATAGTAAAAGAAAATCGAATCTTGATCTTCCAAAGACTCTTTCACATTGATATCTTGATAGCGGGAATTTACCGGTATCCACGGGTCTCCGGCTGTGAATCCCGCATGTTTTCCGGCATCCCACTGCATCGGTGTTCTCGCATGATCCCTTCCTTTTATCATCACGGCTTTGACAAACTCTTTTTCTGACATCGTTTTGTTTTCGACGACTAGTTCACGATATGCATTCTTTATTTCAAGATCATCATACATCTCCAGCGGCATATCGCTGTTGACCATGCCGATTTCTTCTCCCTGGTAAATAAACGGCGTTCCTTTCATGCCGTGCAGAACCGTTGCAAATGCCTTCGCACATTCCTTACGCAGTTTCCTGTCATTGCCCCAGCGGGAAATAACCCTCGGCTGGTCATGGTTCTCAAAATAAAGGGTATTCCAGCCGACATTCATTAACCCGGTCTGCCACCTTGTCATCGTCTTTTTTAAAGCAATCAAATCAAACGGCTTGATCTGCCATTTCCCATTTGGCGAGTTTTGTTCTTTATCAATATCCATATGTTCAAATGTAAAGATCATATTCAGCTCTTGCCTGCTTGCATCTGTGTACTTTTTCGCCTCTTCAATATCAGAGCCGTTTGCCTCTCCGACTGTCATGCAGTCGTAATGAGAAAGCACTTCCCTGTTCATCTCTTGAATAAACTCATGAAGACGTGGGCCGTTAGAGTGATAACGGCCGACAATATAGCTGCGGCTGTGATCCGTTTCGTAGTCCGGAAAATCGGTGTATTTAGAAATAGAGCCAATCACATCCATCCGCCAGCCGTCAACGCCTCTATCCATCCAGAATCTCATTACATCATAAACTTCCCGGCGAACGGCTTCGTTTTCCCAATTTAAATCAGGCTGTTTTTTCGAAAAGTAGTGCAAATAATACTGCCCTGTTCCTTCATCGTATGTCCACGCTGAGCCTGAAAAGATCGATCCCCAATTATTCGGCTCTGAGCCGTCCGGTTTAGGATCTTTCCAAAGATAATAATCCCGGTAAGGATTGTCCTTCGACTTGCGGCTTTCAGCAAACCAAGCATGCTCATCTGATGTGTGGTTCACGACCAAATCCATGACGATTTTCATTCCGCGTTTATGGACTTCATCAATCAGCTGAAACATATCTTCATTTGTCCCAAACTTTTCGTACATGTTTTTGTAATCGCTGATATCATATCCGTTGTCATCCTGCGGGGAATCAAATACCGGGGAGAGCCAGATGACATCCGCCCCGAGGTTTTTGATGTAATCCAGCTTTTGAATCACACCTTGCAAATCTCCGAATCCATCTCCATTGGCATCATAAAAACTGCGCGGGTAAATTTGATAAACGACAGCTTCTTTCCACCATTCACTCATTAGGCGTTCTCCTTTCACATCGTCCCTGTAGGACAACCGGTTCCTCATAAACGTTCATGTGCAGCGGCTCGCCTTTTACAAGCTCAAAAATAACGCGCTTTTCGTCAACCGTCACATTGATTAATCGATTTCGATAATTGATGTTGAATGAATATTCGTCCCATTCTTTCGGCAAAAACGGAGCAAATGACAGCGTCTCATTCGCGGTGCGCATGCCTGCAAAGCCATGAACGATTGCCAGCCAGCTACCCGTCATTGAAGTAATATGCAAGCCTTCTTCCGTATCATGATTGTAATTATCAAGATCAAGCCTTGCTGTGCGCTTATATAATTCGAGCGCTTTCTTTTCCAGCTTGAGTTCGGCTGCGAGAATCGCATGGACAGAGGGCGATAGGCTTGATTCATGAACAGTCATCGGCTCATAAAATTCAAAATTTCGCCGTTTTTCTTCCATTGTAAAACGGTCATTAAAAAGATAAATGCCTTGGAGAACATCTGCCTGCTTAATAAAATTGGAGCGGAGAATCTTGTCCCATGACCAATTCTGGTAAAGAGGCCGTTCCGCTGGATCTAATTCGTCAACTGTTTGCAGGTCTTTGTCCAAGAACGTGTCATGCTGAACGAAAATTTGCAGTTCTTCACTAAATGGATAGTACATGTGCTGGATGATTTCTCTCCAGACTTCCAATTCTACTTCCTGCACATCCAGATGGCGGCGTTTCTCCGCTGAGATACTTTCGAGACTTTGTAGAGTATACTCCAACGTCCAAGCCGCAATGACATTCGTATACCAATTGTTGTTAACGTTGTTTTCGTATTCATTCGGCCCTGTGACGCCATGGATCATATACTTATTTTTTCGTTTCGAGAAGTGAACACGGTCGGCCCAAAATCTGCTGACTGCCACAAGTACGTCTATCCCGTATTCTTCCATATAGTTACGGTCGCCTGTATAATTGATATAATTGTAGATCGCATAACAGATCGCGCCATTGCGGTGAATTTCTTCAAAGGTGATTTCCCATTCGTTGTGGCATTCATCACCTGTGAACGTCACCATCGGATAAAGTGCCCCCTTCATCCCCAATTTTGCAGCGTTTCGTTTGGCAGCCTCCAACTGATGATAGCGATACAAAAGCAGGTTTTTCGTCACCTCCGGCTCGGCTGTCGCCAAATACATCGGAACGGCGTACGCCTCAGTATCCCAATATGCGGCACCTCCATATTTCTCGCCAGTAAATCCTTTCGGCCCGATATTCAAACGGGCATCGCCCCCGTAATATGTCGAGAATAACTGAAAGATATTGTAGCGGATTCCTTGTTGAAGCTCCTCATCTCCTTTAATCTCAATGTCCGCTTTTGCCCATCTTTCCTTCCATCGATCAGTGTGCCTCCGTTTTGCATCTTCATAGCCGTTCTCTACCACATCCGCCAAAAGCTCCTTGGCTTTCGATAAAAGCTCTTCCTCCCGAAAATCACGGGAAGTCGTGACAATCACAAACTTTTTCAATGATGCCTTCGTTTGATAACTGTAGCGATTCTCGACATACATTTCAGTCGTTTTAAAGCTTTCATGGACAAAACCCTCCGTCTCGTTTGCCATTGCGGCTAATACCGTGAAGCGCGGTGTTCCAAATGGATTTTCGATCGTTTTTGCCGCTAAATGGCCGCTGTGAGAATCAGCACCTTTCGCTTCCTCCTGCCAAAACTGTTCTTGGTAGTTAGAATCTTCATTTGCCACATTTCCATCCAGGTAAGGAACAAGCGTAATGACAGCATCTCCCGTCAAGCACTCCGCTTCATAATGAATCGCACAGAGTTCTTTTACAGCAAGGCTAAGAAACCGCTCTGACCTGATTCTGACGGTTTTATCTTGAATGCGGACAACAGCGCTTCGCCGCAGAATCCCCTCTTTCATATTGAGTTCTACCTCAAATAATTCGATTGGGTTTTGATGGAGATCGATTTTTTCACCGTCAACATATAGGCCTATGCCCATAAAGTTCATCGCATTGATCACTTTTCCGAAATATTCTGGATACCCGTTTTTCCACCAGCCTACTCGCGTTTTGTCGGGGAACCACACGCCTGCAATATATGTGCCTTGGTGACTGTCGCCTGAATAGCCTTCTTCAAAATTCCCTCTGACCCCCATATAGCCATTGGCAAGAGACGTCAGGCTTTCCAGCAGCCGTGTATGCTCCTTATTAAATGTATTTGTTTTGATTTTCCATTCATCAATCTCAAATAACCGCTGATTTATCATCATTTCCTCCCGAATGTAAGTTTCCATTATCACGGCGGGTTTTGGTCAAATATCTAAATGCAAAAGAGATCATCAAAGTAACGCCACACGAATGGATCATCAATACAGTAATCAAATCAAAATGAACCATGCCGATAGCAGCTGCCGCAAATGCCGGCAGTGCTGATGCGCAAATCGCTATAGAGGCCGCTTCCTTGAATGATGCAATAGAGACCATGTTTGATATTTTTGTGATCCAGAGGCCACCTGCAAGAACAAACGTTAACAAAAGCTGGATCATAGAAACCACCGTATATGCCAGCATCATGATCATCGGCTTATACTGTGCCAACCACAATGTATCGATCAAGACCTCTACATCATGGACGTTTGGTTTCTCGAGCTTAACGTCCATTTTCGCATAGCCAACAGAAAACCCCGTTTCGTTTTGATCGGTGATCACCAGTTGATCAGGTTGAAATATGATGGCGTTTTCAAATCCAGTTA from Bacillus subtilis subsp. subtilis str. 168 encodes the following:
- the psmB gene encoding sodium-proton two component antiporter subunit (Evidence 2a: Function from experimental evidences in other organisms; PubMedId: 11160890, 22978536; Product type t: transporter); amino-acid sequence: MAWFLLVIAGIEEIIAAIAMKYIDGTRKKWPIIVMTVGFGLSFYCLSQAMIVLPAGVAYAVWTGIGSIGVSAVGLIWFKERFQLSQVISLCLILAGVIGLRLTSSS
- the cotNP gene encoding spore coat protein; putative oxidoreductase (Evidence 1a: Function from experimental evidences in the studied strain; PubMedId: 12562816; Product type e: enzyme) codes for the protein MGSTQLTGRVIFKGDPGYTEAIKNWNPYVDVYPLVFVFAQNSYDVSNAIKWARENKVPLRVRSGRHALDKNLSVVSGGIVIDVSDMNKVFLDEENAIATVQTGIPVGPLVKGLARDGFMAPFGDSPTVGIGGITMGGGFGVLSRSIGLISDNLLALKTVDAKGRIIHADQSHNEDLLWASRGGGGGNFGYNTQYTFKVHRAPKTATVFNIIWPWEQLETVFKAWQKWAPFVDERLGCYLEIYSKINGLCHAEGIFLGSKTELIRLLKPLLHAGTPTEADIKTLYYPDAIDFLDPDEPIPGRNDQSVKFSSAWGHDFWSDEPISIMRKFLEDATGTEANFFFINWGGAISRVPKDETAFFWRHPLFYTEWTASWKNKSQEDSNLASVERVRQLMQPYVAGSYVNVPDQNIENFGKEYYGANFARLREIKAKYDPENVFRFPQSIPPSR
- the psmA gene encoding sodium / proton antiporter subunit A (Evidence 2a: Function from experimental evidences in other organisms; PubMedId: 22978536; Product type t : transporter) codes for the protein MNWVLVFIAGLLEVVWASSLKHADSLLDWIIIFILIAVSFILLIRSYQKIPMAAAYTVFVGIGTVGTYLTGIVLGESFSAAQMFFLALLLAGILGMKLFTKESKSQPGGEK
- the clpP gene encoding ATP-dependent Clp protease proteolytic subunit; Maxwell's demon (Evidence 1a: Function from experimental evidences in the studied strain; PubMedId: 11722737, 11807061, 15317791, 16163393, 21546913, 21969594, 22226636, 27749819; Product type e: enzyme), yielding MNLIPTVIEQTNRGERAYDIYSRLLKDRIIMLGSAIDDNVANSIVSQLLFLAAEDPEKEISLYINSPGGSITAGMAIYDTMQFIKPKVSTICIGMAASMGAFLLAAGEKGKRYALPNSEVMIHQPLGGAQGQATEIEIAAKRILLLRDKLNKVLAERTGQPLEVIERDTDRDNFKSAEEALEYGLIDKILTHTEDKK
- the mdxM gene encoding bifunctional beta-phosphoglucomutase / glucose-1-phosphate phosphodismutase (Evidence 1a: Function from experimental evidences in the studied strain; PubMedId: 4275311, 11081794, 15996095; Product type e: enzyme), with product MKAVIFDLDGVITDTAEYHFLAWKHIAEQIDIPFDRDMNERLKGISREESLESILIFGGAETKYTNAEKQELMHRKNRDYQMLISKLTPEDLLPGIGRLLCQLKNENIKIGLASSSRNAPKILRRLAIIDDFHAIVDPTTLAKGKPDPDIFLTAAAMLDVSPADCAAIEDAEAGISAIKSAGMFAVGVGQGQPMLGADLVVRQTSDLTLELLHEEWEQYRIRESIP
- the yvdT gene encoding putative transcriptional regulator (TetR/AcrR family) (Evidence 3: Putative function from multiple computational evidences; Product type r: regulator), whose protein sequence is MINKEARGFLASLFFTNKHTRDKMNESQSLLEVFLMPKQTSGKYEKILQAAIEVISEKGLDKASISDIVKKAGTAQGTFYLYFSSKNALIPAIAENLLTHTLDQIKGRLHGDEDFWTVLDILIDETFLITERHKDIIVLCYSGLAIDHSMEKWETIYQPYYSWLEKIINKAIANHEVTEGINSKWTARTIINLVENTAERFYIGFEQDENVEVYKKEIFTFLKRSLGTA
- the yvdQ gene encoding hypothetical protein (Evidence 4: Unknown function but conserved in other organisms), with translation MGILSGNPQDEPMHYGEVFGLWSYVMAGNKMVGNYQMLLNHVGDDDLKKLLRESIEKCQDEIKQVSTILKENGVALPPASPEPPTADLNDIPPGARFLDPDVAASAAAENAAGLVTCSKMMGQSIREDIAMMFGQFHMSKAATGAKYLRLLKNKGWLIPPPLHLQKHHEA
- the mdxL gene encoding oligo-1,4-1,6-alpha-glucosidase (sucrase-maltase-isomaltase) (Evidence 1a: Function from experimental evidences in the studied strain; PubMedId: 9573215, 10229946, 1670768; Product type e: enzyme), with amino-acid sequence MSEWWKEAVVYQIYPRSFYDANGDGFGDLQGVIQKLDYIKNLGADVIWLSPVFDSPQDDNGYDISDYKNMYEKFGTNEDMFQLIDEVHKRGMKIVMDLVVNHTSDEHAWFAESRKSKDNPYRDYYLWKDPKPDGSEPNNWGSIFSGSAWTYDEGTGQYYLHYFSKKQPDLNWENEAVRREVYDVMRFWMDRGVDGWRMDVIGSISKYTDFPDYETDHSRSYIVGRYHSNGPRLHEFIQEMNREVLSHYDCMTVGEANGSDIEEAKKYTDASRQELNMIFTFEHMDIDKEQNSPNGKWQIKPFDLIALKKTMTRWQTGLMNVGWNTLYFENHDQPRVISRWGNDRKLRKECAKAFATVLHGMKGTPFIYQGEEIGMVNSDMPLEMYDDLEIKNAYRELVVENKTMSEKEFVKAVMIKGRDHARTPMQWDAGKHAGFTAGDPWIPVNSRYQDINVKESLEDQDSIFFYYQKLIQLRKQYKIMIYGDYQLLQENDPQVFSYLREYRGEKLLVVVNLSEEKALFEAPPELIHERWKVLISNYPQERADLKSISLKPYEAVMGISI
- the cotR gene encoding spore coat lipolytic enzyme (Evidence 1a: Function from experimental evidences in the studied strain; PubMedId: 11737650, 20378985; Product type e: enzyme), with translation MAKYRIMTFDGGGTLGALSLQLLNRLARQNPKLISRTHVFSGNSIGSFTALALASGRSPRETLQYFEDEILPAFSISRPGGPVFNQQLPYSGFIKAVRNFFPADLQLIDLRKRIVVPSFKLYSQKLDRWTPVLFHNFPGSPYLNEKVSDVILRSSGAPATQRAYQNYVDGYVVATNPSTASIAFAVGKANVPLDQIAVLSIGTGEAPTRLRRDTRGWGMVSADNIRPENLKNLPPNWGVLLDRSPNEPLLPFLQMIAGGNGYYESMVSANLLGDRFFRLDPRIPNFSKTDPAVVPAVIEIANKTNLQPANQFIEKNWGSK